Sequence from the Dehalococcoidia bacterium genome:
GGCCAATACGCCCAAAACCATTAATTCCAACCCTAGTACTCATACTTACTTTGCCTCCATAACTGTGCTTTTTAGCAATCCCAATGCTACCTAGACACTAAGCATTGGACAAGAGATCCCTATCGCCATCCTTGGAAAGGTTTAATACCAGCGTAATAACCTTCCGACTGCAATTCGTCTTCAATTCTCAGTAACCGGTTATATTTTGCTACTCTCTCACTTCTAGCTGGAGCTCCTGTCTTTATCTGACCAGCTGAAGTAGCAACAGCAAGGTCTGCAATAGTTGTATCCTCTGTCTCTCCAGAACGATGGCTGATTACTGCATTCCAATTTGCAGATTTTGTCATATTTATAGCAGCGAGCGTTTCAGTAAGTGTTCCAATTTGGTTCAGTTTTACCAAAACAGCATTACCTGCCTTCAAATCTATGCCTTGTGAAATTCTTTCAGTGTTAGTAGTAAATAGATCATCACCAACCAGTTGAACTTTCCCTCCTAGCTTAGAAGTGAGCATACTCCAGCCTTCCCAATCATCCTCTGTAAGACCATCCTCAATACTCACTATGGGGTATTTTGAAATCCAACTTTCGTAATAGCCCACAAGCTCAAGGTTCGATAGCTTTGCTCCTTCTTTTGCGAGAAAGTATTTGCCATCTTCGTAAAACTCACTCGCCGCAACATCAAGGGCAATAGAGCAATCCTCTCCAGGGCGATATCCAGCTTTTTCAATGGCTTCTATTAAAAGTTCAACCGCAGCTTCGTTGGTATCCAATGACGGAGCAACTCCTCCTTCGTCTCCAACGTTGGTCGAAAGGCCTCGGGCACCGACTATCGATTTTAATGATTGATAGACTTCAG
This genomic interval carries:
- the eno gene encoding phosphopyruvate hydratase, giving the protein MSRILKVHAREILDSRGLPTVEAEIILEDGSKGWAAVPSGASTGSHEALELRDGDSLRFAGKGTQKAVSNVNEVISKGIVGLDAKNQEEIDNTMLSLDGTPDKSKVGANATLAVSLANAHAAAASTGVPLFRYLGNGVTLPSPMLNLLNGGRHAMDSTDFQEFMVMPLKFDSFREALRCGAEVYQSLKSIVGARGLSTNVGDEGGVAPSLDTNEAAVELLIEAIEKAGYRPGEDCSIALDVAASEFYEDGKYFLAKEGAKLSNLELVGYYESWISKYPIVSIEDGLTEDDWEGWSMLTSKLGGKVQLVGDDLFTTNTERISQGIDLKAGNAVLVKLNQIGTLTETLAAINMTKSANWNAVISHRSGETEDTTIADLAVATSAGQIKTGAPARSERVAKYNRLLRIEDELQSEGYYAGIKPFQGWR